Proteins found in one Aneurinibacillus uraniidurans genomic segment:
- a CDS encoding AAA family ATPase: protein MFYLTPFRTTRNKSGFHLVRDNWNDDGFYTLYNLFYLDENLKETEIGYVKIGHKGQERGYTQLPNSFDTIPKDYFSLGGSVKFYSKLRGLGDDVRIKCLTGLKDLAFFEDIYDEVIEEKVVKTSLLREVNRKIVRTQFRRIAHGGTILTNYDFTFEIQSGDKVVAFNFDVTPELLPPTNIHTIIGTNGSGKTTALKGIIDGYLGNSLNEEFSNAIFISFSVFDKNGHYESTNTGKEYYYVGVKTHDSKTKSNEDLKLEFHDSIRSILSKKRYYYLYRMLEILNADYNLEKYGLINILKKFSNTSKNNEAVEKCSSLLSRVFDTLSSGHQIILLSITKIVELIVEKTLILIDEPETHLHPPLLSAFVRAISEITIAENAVAILATHSPVVLQEVPKTCVSIIRKHGTQMKITRPRFETFGENIGVLTEEVFGLEIPKTGFHTLLRKVAEENPDYDDVLNLFNNQLSIEAKSVIRTHLNEINGKK from the coding sequence TTGTTTTATTTAACTCCCTTTAGAACTACAAGAAATAAATCAGGGTTTCATTTAGTTCGCGATAATTGGAATGATGATGGATTCTATACACTTTATAACTTATTTTATCTTGATGAAAACTTAAAAGAAACTGAGATTGGGTATGTCAAAATTGGTCATAAAGGGCAAGAAAGAGGATATACTCAGCTTCCAAACTCTTTCGATACTATTCCTAAGGATTATTTCTCTCTGGGAGGAAGTGTAAAATTTTATAGTAAACTTCGTGGGCTAGGCGATGATGTTAGAATAAAGTGTTTAACCGGTTTAAAGGATTTAGCATTCTTTGAAGATATTTATGATGAGGTCATTGAAGAAAAGGTAGTTAAAACGTCATTGCTAAGAGAAGTGAATAGAAAAATAGTAAGGACACAATTTAGAAGAATAGCTCATGGTGGCACAATTTTAACTAATTATGATTTTACTTTTGAAATACAATCAGGAGATAAAGTTGTTGCATTTAATTTTGATGTAACACCTGAATTATTGCCCCCAACTAATATCCATACGATTATCGGTACTAATGGCTCAGGAAAAACTACAGCTCTCAAAGGAATCATAGATGGGTATCTAGGAAATAGTTTAAATGAAGAGTTTTCAAACGCTATATTTATCTCCTTTAGTGTCTTTGATAAAAATGGCCATTATGAATCTACTAATACAGGAAAAGAATATTATTATGTAGGTGTCAAAACTCACGACTCAAAAACAAAATCCAACGAAGATCTGAAATTAGAATTTCATGATTCCATTAGAAGTATACTTTCAAAGAAAAGATACTACTACTTATATCGAATGTTGGAAATATTAAATGCAGATTATAACTTAGAAAAATACGGGTTAATAAATATTTTAAAAAAATTTTCTAATACCTCTAAAAATAACGAAGCTGTAGAAAAATGCAGTTCTTTACTTAGCAGGGTTTTTGATACTCTTAGTTCCGGCCACCAAATAATCTTATTATCAATAACTAAAATTGTGGAACTAATAGTTGAAAAAACATTAATTCTTATTGATGAACCAGAAACACATCTACATCCGCCTTTATTATCAGCTTTTGTTCGTGCAATTTCAGAAATCACAATTGCAGAAAATGCTGTAGCTATTTTAGCAACCCACTCACCGGTTGTATTGCAAGAAGTTCCTAAAACATGTGTATCTATTATACGCAAACATGGGACCCAAATGAAGATTACTCGTCCTCGTTTCGAAACTTTTGGCGAAAATATAGGTGTTTTAACAGAAGAAGTGTTTGGACTAGAAATACCTAAAACAGGATTTCATACGCTACTTAGAAAAGTAGCTGAAGAAAATCCTGATTATGATGATGTTCTTAATCTTTTTAATAATCAACTTAGTATCGAAGCAAAGTCAGTTATTCGAACACATCTAAATGAGATAAATGGAAAAAAATAA
- a CDS encoding ATP-binding protein: MVQPSFHQNLQDDQRPYVPKGSHPIETGRYLIATNEIERMYQIISQWIENRSPGGIIHGPPRIGKTRAINYLMHILPTEFGIKMPIFNICCRSYRLPNESVFFEDLLRGVGHGIIHTGKASIKRERLFKFLLQKGITSEQNRIIFFMDDAQNLTETHYNWLMDLYNELDDAGISLTVMLVGQEELLHRRLAFSQAKKAQIIGRFMIHEHKFEGVKTLKDLKVCLACYDTESEYPENSNWSFTRFFFPDQFVQGARLEQCAEDLYEVVWRLRKENGLKGSIEIPMQYVTSTIQYALRHFGVNGLHVEWLTQANWKEAIEQSGYITAEFYQ; this comes from the coding sequence ATGGTACAACCGTCTTTTCATCAAAACCTCCAAGACGATCAAAGACCTTATGTACCAAAAGGTTCGCATCCTATTGAAACTGGGCGTTATCTGATTGCAACTAATGAAATCGAACGTATGTATCAAATCATATCTCAGTGGATTGAAAATCGATCCCCAGGTGGAATTATTCACGGTCCACCTCGTATTGGGAAGACTAGGGCCATTAACTACCTCATGCATATTTTGCCCACAGAATTTGGCATAAAGATGCCGATTTTCAATATCTGCTGTCGATCATACCGTCTGCCTAATGAATCAGTTTTCTTCGAGGATTTATTAAGGGGAGTCGGCCATGGAATTATACATACGGGAAAAGCCAGCATAAAACGTGAGCGTTTGTTCAAATTTTTACTCCAAAAAGGAATTACCTCGGAACAAAACCGGATCATTTTCTTTATGGACGATGCTCAAAATCTTACTGAAACGCATTATAACTGGCTTATGGACTTATACAATGAATTGGACGATGCTGGTATTAGCTTAACAGTTATGCTGGTAGGGCAAGAAGAACTGTTACACCGGCGTTTAGCATTTTCCCAAGCAAAGAAAGCTCAAATTATTGGGCGCTTTATGATCCATGAACACAAGTTTGAAGGAGTTAAAACACTTAAGGATTTAAAAGTATGCCTAGCTTGCTATGATACCGAATCAGAATATCCTGAGAACAGCAACTGGTCGTTTACTCGTTTCTTTTTTCCTGACCAGTTTGTACAAGGAGCTCGGTTAGAACAGTGTGCTGAAGATTTGTACGAGGTCGTATGGAGGCTAAGAAAGGAAAATGGACTGAAGGGATCGATCGAAATCCCTATGCAGTATGTAACGTCAACGATTCAGTATGCACTGCGTCATTTTGGGGTTAATGGGTTACATGTGGAGTGGCTTACTCAAGCAAATTGGAAAGAAGCCATTGAACAATCCGGATATATTACAGCTGAGTTTTATCAATAA
- a CDS encoding serine/threonine-protein kinase encodes MIGNIIANKYHLLNEINEGETSYVYMAKNIKTKEAVAVKLLNLRVNSKEAEEIQEIFRRESEALSLLNHENIIEYLDSGIEDDFFYIVTKYVEGYNLKDYIAQKELNLEEKLQIILKILDGIAEAHNKNILHRDLKPTNILVSDTENVKIIDFGISKILGINNRGNKTLKDYMTVAYSSPEQLSRGKLDIKSDLYSVGGILYYLLTHQNPPEDKDKITDSINNIVCSDSLKKILFKALHKNAEERYITAYQFIKDIKQEYIYMYSKSKTFYVKFSDSISNHLFEVGKIGYKNKANVQTFISNNLKQSSIYKGNRFYYLIGERLKYRCYLSEDSSHLIIDKVFVLDSYTEQEREFNKGITLDIEWTVIDFSKKPTKTPHLKELLQQVIVAKEKLDAKKSREKKSNELIKKWDRYLSEEDQINYRKANLGYYSHFSYDWESGKLFVDTDKINYSLANGDPIQLTDQKGTQVTVGVYDGIENDQLSIILNNNIDVDTLSTRGKIGLDIIQSASVVKRLRRAIRTLNLNSSTNKQLLHLLANPQHITMKKPKMIKDFCYPNLDDSNKEAVRRALATDDIFLIQGPPGTGKTTVITEIVCQIFKEDPQAKVLLSSQSHVAVDHAIQGIAQYLEDKKIIRVGRSERISEYSETLLIKNQLSKWIEEVKNSSKNGVIDYFRKNYRLNSDEEQDILNQLVNLGAEYTSTTETTHSPLDYRSNEIKRKFTLIKEWHRRLTALDEFDEIFAQKASIVAATCTGIASRHLLNDMTFDWVIIDEAARATAPELLVPMIRGKKVILVGDHQQLPPIIGRDREKIKSLEIGIKSSDLEKSLFEELFDKIAPEAKIVLTAQFRMHPTISKMINKIFYPTTNIITKKTAEERAHLLDWHPKSIIWLNTERLKNNSQQELFNSFRNNVEAQIILRQLETIERKYAGVSSKIKVGVISGYDLQKKLLINLIKPNDSKWKNLKIFVDNVDAFQGSETDIAIYSLVRCNPENRIGFLSDERRLNVALSRGKTCLIIVGNARFARKASSHKGNPFADVLRFIERYPDECVMEELM; translated from the coding sequence ATGATAGGTAACATAATAGCTAACAAATATCATTTGCTAAATGAAATTAATGAGGGTGAAACAAGTTATGTGTACATGGCAAAAAATATTAAGACAAAAGAAGCAGTAGCTGTTAAATTACTAAATTTGAGAGTTAACTCAAAAGAGGCTGAGGAGATACAAGAGATTTTTAGGCGAGAATCGGAGGCTCTCTCATTATTAAATCATGAGAATATTATAGAATATCTTGATTCTGGAATTGAGGATGATTTTTTTTATATAGTTACAAAATATGTGGAAGGTTACAATTTAAAGGACTATATTGCACAGAAAGAATTAAACCTTGAAGAGAAATTGCAGATTATTTTAAAAATACTAGATGGAATTGCTGAAGCACATAATAAAAATATTCTGCATAGGGACCTAAAACCAACAAATATCCTAGTTTCAGATACAGAAAATGTAAAGATTATTGATTTTGGAATTAGTAAAATACTTGGGATTAATAATAGAGGAAATAAAACTTTAAAAGACTACATGACAGTTGCCTATTCCTCTCCTGAACAGCTTTCAAGAGGAAAATTAGATATTAAAAGTGATTTATACTCCGTCGGGGGTATTCTCTATTATCTTCTAACTCATCAAAACCCACCAGAAGATAAGGATAAAATCACTGATAGTATTAATAATATAGTTTGCTCAGATAGCCTAAAGAAAATACTTTTTAAAGCGTTACATAAAAATGCTGAAGAAAGATATATAACGGCTTACCAATTTATTAAAGATATAAAACAAGAATACATTTATATGTATTCAAAATCCAAAACTTTTTATGTGAAGTTTTCCGACTCAATATCTAATCACTTGTTTGAAGTAGGGAAGATTGGGTATAAAAATAAAGCAAATGTACAAACCTTTATTTCCAATAATCTAAAGCAAAGTAGTATTTATAAAGGGAATAGATTCTATTATCTAATAGGAGAAAGATTAAAGTACCGTTGTTATTTGTCAGAAGACTCTAGTCATTTGATTATTGACAAAGTCTTTGTACTAGATAGCTACACAGAACAAGAACGTGAATTTAACAAGGGTATTACACTGGATATTGAATGGACTGTTATTGATTTTAGTAAGAAGCCAACCAAGACACCCCACTTAAAGGAGCTTTTACAGCAGGTAATAGTGGCTAAAGAAAAACTAGACGCTAAGAAAAGTAGAGAAAAGAAAAGCAACGAATTAATTAAAAAATGGGATAGATATCTTAGCGAGGAAGATCAAATAAACTACAGAAAAGCAAATTTGGGATATTACTCGCATTTTAGCTATGACTGGGAATCAGGGAAGTTATTTGTAGATACTGACAAAATTAATTATTCATTGGCAAATGGAGATCCAATACAGTTAACTGATCAAAAAGGAACCCAAGTTACTGTTGGAGTTTATGATGGAATTGAAAACGATCAATTAAGTATTATCCTGAATAATAATATTGATGTTGATACCCTAAGTACAAGAGGAAAAATCGGTTTAGATATTATTCAGTCAGCCTCAGTTGTAAAAAGATTAAGAAGGGCTATAAGAACTCTTAACCTTAATAGTTCAACTAATAAACAGCTACTACACCTTTTGGCCAATCCTCAACATATAACCATGAAGAAGCCTAAAATGATAAAAGATTTTTGTTACCCTAACCTAGATGATTCTAATAAAGAAGCTGTTAGGAGAGCATTGGCTACAGATGATATTTTCCTAATTCAAGGACCACCAGGTACAGGAAAAACGACTGTGATTACAGAAATTGTTTGTCAAATTTTTAAGGAAGATCCTCAAGCTAAAGTATTGCTTTCATCTCAATCACACGTCGCAGTTGACCATGCAATCCAAGGTATAGCACAGTATCTTGAAGATAAGAAGATTATACGAGTTGGTAGAAGCGAGAGGATATCTGAGTACTCCGAAACTTTATTGATAAAAAATCAACTTTCTAAATGGATTGAGGAGGTTAAAAATTCTTCAAAGAATGGGGTAATTGACTACTTTAGGAAAAATTACAGATTAAATTCTGACGAGGAACAGGATATATTGAATCAATTGGTTAATTTAGGAGCCGAATACACATCAACTACAGAAACAACACATTCACCATTAGACTATAGGAGTAATGAAATTAAAAGGAAATTTACTCTTATTAAAGAATGGCACAGACGTCTAACTGCTTTAGATGAATTTGATGAAATATTTGCTCAAAAGGCTTCTATTGTTGCCGCAACTTGTACTGGAATTGCATCAAGACATTTATTAAATGACATGACTTTTGACTGGGTAATTATAGATGAAGCAGCAAGGGCTACTGCACCCGAATTGCTTGTACCTATGATCAGAGGAAAAAAGGTTATATTAGTCGGAGATCACCAACAGCTACCTCCAATTATTGGTAGAGACAGAGAGAAAATCAAGAGTCTTGAGATTGGTATAAAGAGTTCGGATTTAGAGAAAAGCTTGTTTGAAGAACTATTTGATAAAATTGCTCCAGAAGCAAAGATCGTCCTTACCGCTCAGTTCAGGATGCACCCAACAATTTCCAAAATGATTAATAAGATTTTCTATCCTACAACTAATATAATCACAAAGAAAACAGCCGAAGAAAGAGCACATTTACTTGATTGGCATCCGAAATCAATTATATGGTTAAATACTGAACGCTTAAAAAATAATTCGCAACAAGAACTATTTAATTCTTTTAGGAACAATGTAGAAGCCCAGATTATTTTAAGGCAACTAGAGACCATTGAACGGAAATACGCAGGGGTTAGTTCAAAGATTAAAGTAGGAGTTATATCTGGATATGATCTTCAAAAGAAGCTTTTAATCAACTTGATAAAACCTAATGACTCAAAGTGGAAAAACTTAAAAATATTCGTAGACAATGTCGATGCATTTCAAGGGTCTGAAACAGATATTGCGATTTATAGTTTAGTTAGATGTAATCCTGAGAATAGAATAGGTTTTTTAAGTGATGAAAGAAGATTAAATGTGGCTCTTTCCAGAGGAAAAACATGCTTAATTATAGTTGGTAATGCTCGTTTTGCTCGAAAAGCAAGTTCTCATAAGGGAAATCCATTTGCTGATGTTCTTCGATTCATTGAAAGGTATCCTGATGAGTGTGTAATGGAGGAGTTAATGTAA
- a CDS encoding HNH endonuclease, whose translation MYLLKPPEYGVEEFFDELLVGRHNNSKNQFLINRLSSIKSFLKDEQENYKELGGNKLLHTLKEHDTISIPTDAKLDDSISRTISAKEMEKVYSNFLVDEPDSIKIGRTAYDLILLNAYFNLCPYCSHREVKTVDHYLPKSKFPSFAITPVNLLPCCSDCNKDKLDNYNLKEDKMLIHPYFDDISDQDWLKCKVIDNIWPITFSYEVSDAIVDSVLKSRINNQFKLLNLNKLYADNATREFSKRVKSLVREYNSNPSNNALDFINDNLQSYQFENPNSWQTKMFEALKNSSWFMGTALPQLHSFYRV comes from the coding sequence ATGTACTTATTGAAACCACCGGAATATGGGGTTGAAGAGTTTTTTGATGAGTTACTAGTTGGTCGACATAATAATTCAAAAAATCAATTCCTCATAAATAGATTATCGTCCATAAAATCTTTCCTCAAAGATGAGCAAGAAAATTACAAAGAATTAGGTGGAAATAAATTACTTCACACACTTAAAGAGCACGATACAATCAGTATACCTACTGATGCTAAATTAGATGATTCAATCTCTAGAACTATTAGTGCTAAAGAAATGGAAAAAGTTTATTCAAACTTTCTAGTTGATGAACCCGATTCAATTAAGATTGGACGTACGGCGTATGATCTAATTTTATTGAATGCATATTTTAATCTTTGTCCTTACTGCTCACATAGAGAAGTTAAAACTGTAGATCATTATCTACCTAAGTCCAAATTCCCTTCTTTTGCAATTACACCTGTAAACTTGCTACCTTGTTGTTCAGACTGCAATAAAGACAAATTAGATAATTACAATCTTAAAGAAGATAAAATGTTAATTCACCCTTATTTTGACGATATAAGTGATCAAGATTGGTTAAAATGTAAAGTTATTGATAACATATGGCCAATCACATTTTCTTATGAGGTTTCAGACGCAATCGTAGATTCAGTACTTAAATCACGTATCAATAATCAATTCAAGCTACTTAATTTAAATAAATTATATGCCGATAACGCTACAAGAGAATTTAGTAAAAGAGTAAAATCATTAGTGAGGGAGTATAATTCTAACCCTTCAAACAATGCCTTAGACTTTATAAATGATAATCTACAATCATATCAATTTGAAAATCCGAATTCATGGCAAACAAAAATGTTTGAGGCTTTAAAAAACTCTAGCTGGTTTATGGGAACGGCTCTACCACAATTACACAGCTTTTATAGAGTCTGA
- a CDS encoding cytochrome-c oxidase, translating to MGIRLLKIASVYFLLAIILGMFMSITHQFNYAPSHAHIGLLGWTSLALAGIIYHLFPDAARNKLATSHFWLHNIGLPIMMIGLLVFETGKTAFEPVIAIGATLTSLGVVLFVINVLLNVKSNP from the coding sequence ATGGGAATTAGACTTTTGAAGATTGCATCTGTATATTTCTTACTCGCAATTATCCTTGGAATGTTCATGTCTATCACCCACCAATTTAATTACGCTCCTTCCCACGCTCATATCGGTTTATTAGGCTGGACTTCCCTAGCATTAGCCGGCATCATTTATCATCTCTTCCCTGACGCTGCCCGGAACAAACTAGCCACATCCCATTTCTGGCTTCATAACATCGGGCTGCCTATTATGATGATCGGGCTTCTAGTATTTGAAACAGGAAAAACCGCATTTGAGCCTGTTATCGCAATTGGTGCTACTCTTACAAGCCTCGGTGTTGTTCTATTTGTAATAAACGTCTTATTGAATGTGAAATCAAATCCATAA
- a CDS encoding helix-turn-helix domain-containing protein, whose protein sequence is MKCGDRIVELRELHEIKQKDLASHLGITSTSLSHYERNNRQPSIEILIALAEYFDVTVDYLIGRIDNKIEFTNKKLLKNYKISIDNKEVTSDELIHFIAFIRAERSLRE, encoded by the coding sequence ATGAAGTGTGGAGATAGAATTGTTGAGTTACGTGAGTTACATGAAATTAAACAAAAAGATTTAGCCTCGCATCTTGGTATAACAAGCACTTCCCTTTCCCATTACGAAAGAAACAATCGGCAACCGAGTATCGAAATATTAATAGCTTTAGCTGAATATTTCGATGTTACAGTTGATTATCTGATTGGAAGAATTGATAATAAAATTGAATTTACTAATAAAAAACTATTAAAAAATTATAAAATTTCAATTGACAATAAAGAAGTAACCTCTGATGAATTGATACACTTTATTGCTTTTATCCGAGCGGAACGTTCGCTTAGAGAATAA
- a CDS encoding YaiI/YqxD family protein, with the protein MKIYVDADACPVKDIIISEGTNVEIPVILVTSFSHFSNAEQPSGVEIIYVDSGADAADYRIVKLAEKGDIIVTQDYGLASLGLTKGCTVLHHNGYSYTNENIDQLLQTRYLNAMARKSGKRTKGPKPFTSEDRENFRELFKRAISR; encoded by the coding sequence ATGAAAATTTATGTTGATGCAGATGCTTGTCCGGTAAAAGATATTATTATCTCTGAGGGTACGAATGTTGAAATTCCTGTTATCCTTGTTACTAGCTTTTCTCATTTTTCTAATGCGGAACAACCATCAGGAGTGGAAATCATTTATGTTGATTCTGGAGCAGATGCTGCGGATTATCGGATTGTGAAGTTAGCAGAAAAAGGAGATATAATCGTTACGCAAGATTATGGTCTTGCTTCGCTAGGTTTAACAAAAGGGTGTACGGTTCTTCACCATAATGGGTATAGCTATACAAATGAAAACATTGACCAATTATTACAAACACGTTATTTGAATGCAATGGCCCGAAAAAGCGGAAAGCGTACAAAGGGGCCAAAACCATTTACATCAGAAGATAGGGAGAATTTTAGGGAGCTTTTTAAAAGAGCGATTTCACGTTAA
- a CDS encoding site-specific integrase: protein MDVQKAVDDFLFYLEVEKNYSPNTLCSYAFDLRCFCSFLHKQQRSFELKSLDITTAHRFIQDQVLSYGIKPRTLQRRISCLKSFSHYCVREKWIDIDFMSGVDSPKTDKRLPVYMKFEELRMLFRKLECEEHDFAIRNELMFNFPATTGMRRQELVECSVFYKNDLYLVGEHFVFLRDFNECYACTLVNSFVVS, encoded by the coding sequence ATGGATGTTCAAAAAGCCGTCGATGATTTCTTGTTTTATTTAGAAGTTGAAAAAAACTATTCGCCGAATACGCTGTGCAGCTATGCGTTTGATCTACGCTGTTTTTGTTCTTTTTTACATAAGCAGCAGCGTTCCTTCGAGTTGAAATCCCTTGACATTACGACAGCTCACCGTTTTATCCAGGATCAGGTTCTTTCATATGGAATCAAACCTCGTACGCTCCAGCGGCGTATCTCCTGTCTCAAATCGTTCAGCCACTACTGCGTACGGGAAAAATGGATCGACATTGACTTTATGAGCGGAGTTGATTCGCCTAAAACAGACAAACGACTCCCTGTCTACATGAAATTTGAAGAACTGAGGATGCTGTTTAGAAAGCTGGAATGTGAAGAACATGACTTCGCGATTCGCAATGAACTCATGTTTAACTTCCCTGCTACTACGGGTATGAGACGCCAAGAACTGGTCGAATGTTCGGTTTTCTATAAAAACGATCTGTATCTGGTCGGTGAACACTTCGTATTTTTGAGAGATTTTAACGAATGTTATGCATGCACGCTTGTTAATTCGTTCGTAGTTTCTTGA
- a CDS encoding Tn7 transposase TnsA N-terminal domain-containing protein, translating to MLIETNPDIVSFCEQPLKVQEEIDGKIYETIFDMWIKRKDGTEEFIEVKYSKDVESDRNERVQRQLFIQKVWCAKNGYKHNIQTEKHIRGNPIYLANMKLIIPYLKQYPNLIETDKYKIMKALQNGCRTIKDIEDYSNSKTILESIIHLFYEGLLLANLHKHPLTVHTKVWLNE from the coding sequence GTGCTCATTGAAACAAATCCTGACATTGTTAGTTTTTGTGAACAACCCTTAAAAGTACAAGAAGAAATAGACGGTAAAATTTATGAAACCATTTTTGACATGTGGATTAAGCGAAAGGATGGTACTGAAGAATTTATAGAAGTTAAGTACAGCAAAGATGTTGAATCGGATCGAAATGAAAGAGTACAGCGCCAACTCTTCATACAAAAAGTTTGGTGTGCAAAAAACGGTTATAAACACAATATACAAACTGAAAAACATATCCGAGGAAACCCTATATATTTAGCTAATATGAAATTAATTATTCCGTATCTTAAACAATACCCAAATCTTATTGAAACAGATAAATATAAGATTATGAAGGCACTCCAAAACGGTTGTAGGACCATCAAAGATATTGAAGATTACTCGAATAGCAAAACTATATTAGAAAGTATAATACATCTATTTTATGAAGGGTTATTACTTGCCAATCTCCATAAGCATCCTTTAACGGTACATACAAAGGTATGGCTTAATGAGTAA